A part of Uloborus diversus isolate 005 chromosome 6, Udiv.v.3.1, whole genome shotgun sequence genomic DNA contains:
- the LOC129224809 gene encoding uncharacterized protein LOC129224809, whose translation MDEPQPGPSNIQLPIIQQETSKPEDDIPFADSPESPRAPQVPTIDLRKASIAAAQQHLHDGIILLITSDNDNQRSPNGSLSQHQLSEFYLLPLPQDALGANRRYSLQDRPGKDHHKERKASCPDTELRLSPDRSNSGRRSSSCYHDLDIPRDRLTPTSRRSSNASACGSRRSSNCSIAGGGHRRRSSNCTSCSRRSSGSSVSHSRRSSTASHRSSPPSHGSRRSSNCSRRSSNCHFDSDEEVAILQQPHHHHHHHRGSRSSLEPGALMVHGHRESSASMIGGGARRGSHRPPKEKEEEPEEEGIDEREELEMGGIPLRHRRIIIMIIGSVSIFILVMSVVLIAVSLTLSPTIDDLVLQRRRERILNRQVFCDEISLNTSVFCTGLEEVVLSFPMSNKK comes from the exons ATGGATGAACCACAGCCTGGACCGAGCAATATACAGTTGCCCATCATCCAGCAAGAAACTTCCAAACCCGAAGACGACATACCATTTGCAGACAGCCCGGAATCGCCTCGTGCTCCACAGGTGCCCACCATCGACCTTCGAAAGGCCAGCATTGCAGCTGCACAACAGCATTTGCACGATGGGATCATTCTGTTGATTACCAGCGACAACGACAACCAAAGATCGCCCAATGGTTCATTGTCTCAGCACCAGCTTTCTGAGTTCTACCTTCTTCCTCTCCCACAAGACGCCCTTGGAGCGAATAGGAGGTATTCCCTACAGGATCGCCCGGGTAAAGATCACCATAAGGAACGCAAAGCCTCCTGCCCGGATACAGAACTACGGCTGAGTCCGGATAGAAGCAATTCCGGCAGGAGAAGCTCGTCCTGTTACCATGATCTGGATATCCCCCGAGATAGATTGACTCCTACATCTAG GAGATCTAGTAATGCTAGTGCCTGTGGCTCCAGAAGATCATCTAACTGCAGTATAGCCGGAGGTGGTCACAGACGGAGGTCCAGCAATTGCACATCCTGCAGTCGACGATCAAGTGGCTCCAGTGTCAGCCACAGTCGACGTTCTAGCACAGCCAGTCATCGTTCTAGCCCACCAAGTCATGGCAGCCGTCGATCGAGCAATTGCAGTCGCAGATCCTCCAATTGTCACTTTGATTCAGATGAAGAGGTTGCAATACTTCAGCAGCCCCACCATCACCATCATCATCACCGAGGCTCAAGATCTAGTTTGGAACCAGGTGCATTGATGGTTCATGGTCACAGAGAATCCTCCGCTTCCATGATAGGAGGCGGAGCAAGGCGGGGCTCGCATAGGCCTCCCAAGGAAAAGGAGGAGGAACCAGAAGAAGAGGGAATTGACGAGAGGGAGGAGTTGGAAATGGGTGGCATTCCACTACGACACAGAAGAATCATTATTATGATTATCGGTTCGGTATCCATCTTCATCTTGGTTATGTCTGTTGTCCTCATCGCGGTATCGTTGACCTTATCTCCTACGATCGACGATCTAG TTCTTCAACGGCGCCGTGAACGAATTTTAAATCGTCAGGTGTTCTGCGATGAAATTTCTCTAAATACTTCTGTGTTTTGCACTGGACTGGAAGAGGTTGTTCTATCTTTTCCGATGAGCAATAAAAAATGA